A window of Cryptomeria japonica chromosome 3, Sugi_1.0, whole genome shotgun sequence contains these coding sequences:
- the LOC131031035 gene encoding 15.7 kDa heat shock protein, peroxisomal, producing MARSIVKDPLSHILPFRFAIDESAAGQVDWLETPSAHIFKVNAPGMNKDDIKVQVEDGYIIHINGEKVKEEDKPEGIWHCMERGKGSFSRQFSLPDNVKMDHIKAQVENGLLTVIVPKDSNPKSRLRNITTSSKL from the exons ATGGCTCGCTCAATTGTGAAAGATCCACTGTCACACATTTTGCCTTTTAGATTTGCCATTGATGAATCGGCCGCCGGGCAGGTAGATTGGTTGGAAACTCCCAGTGCCCATATCTTCAAAGTCAATGCTCCTG GGATGAACAAAGATGATATAAAGGTTCAGGTGGAAGATGGTTACATTATCCATATTAATGGAGAAAAGGTGAAAGAGGAAGATAAACCAGAGGGCATTTGGCACTGCATGGAACGAGGGAAAGGAAGTTTCTCTAGGCAGTTTAGCTTGCCTGACAATGTGAAGATGGATCATATAAAAGCCCAAGTTGAAAATGGACTGTTGACTGTCATTGTTCCAAAGGACTCAAACCCAAAATCTAGATTGCGAAATATCACCACTTCTAGCAAGCTGTAG